Below is a window of Polyangiaceae bacterium DNA.
CCGGGTGCTTCGAGAGCAAGTAGAAGGCGAACGAGAGCGCGATGGCGGTGGTCTCGTGCCCTGCCAGGAACAGCGTCACGCACTCGTCGCGGAGCTCGCGGTCGCTCATGCCGCCGCCCTGCTCGTCGCGCGCGCGGAGCAGCGTCGCCAGCACGTCGTCCCCGCCGCCGCTCGAGCCGCGGCGCGCGGCGATGATGCGGTATAGCACCTCGTCGATGCGCGCGATGGCCCGTCCCGCGCGCCGAGAGCCCGGCGTCGGCAACCAAGTCGGCAAGAGCAGCCCGGCCTCGAGGCTGGCGCCGAAGTCGCTCAGCACCTGCATCGCTTCGCCCACCACGCGGGCGTCGGCGCGCACGTCGGCGTCGAACAGGGTCTTGGCCACGACGTCCAGGGTGAGCCGCGTCATCTCCTCGTGGATGTCGAGCACCTGACCGTCGGACAGGGCGCGCGCCGCCTCGCCGGCGACCTCCGCCATGGTGTCGGCGTAGCCGCGGATCTTGGCCGGGGTGAAGGCGTGCGAGACCAGCTTGCGCTGCTTCTTCCAGTGCTCGCCCTCGCTGGTCACCAGGCCGTTGCCCAGGATCTTGCTCAGGTCCTGGGTGAACAGGTCCTTGTGCATGACCGCGTGATCGCGGACCAACACGCGCTCGATGTCGTCGGGGTGCACCACGATGTGGAGGTCGCGGCCGAGGATCTTCACTCTGAACAGGTCGCCGTGAAGCGCCGCCTGACGTTGCAGAAAGCCGAGCGTGTCCCGCGAGAATTCGATGGCGGAGCCGACGAACGGCAGGCCTCTGGCTCGGGGGACTCGGCGCACGGCCAGGAGGCTGCTCGAACGATTCGCAGGCAACAACACCGCGCAGCTGCTCGGCCGAAATCCTGCTGGATGCAGGCCGAAGTGCGGAACGCGGCGGCGCGGCGCGGCGCGCGATCGGCTAT
It encodes the following:
- a CDS encoding cytochrome P450, producing the protein MRRVPRARGLPFVGSAIEFSRDTLGFLQRQAALHGDLFRVKILGRDLHIVVHPDDIERVLVRDHAVMHKDLFTQDLSKILGNGLVTSEGEHWKKQRKLVSHAFTPAKIRGYADTMAEVAGEAARALSDGQVLDIHEEMTRLTLDVVAKTLFDADVRADARVVGEAMQVLSDFGASLEAGLLLPTWLPTPGSRRAGRAIARIDEVLYRIIAARRGSSGGGDDVLATLLRARDEQGGGMSDRELRDECVTLFLAGHETTAIALSFAFYLLSKHPEVEARLHAELERVLGGRSPTYADVEALELTARIVKETMRLLPPVWAIGRQLLEDLELRGFLLPKGSQLALCQWLVHHDARWFPDPEAFDPERWLEAGAKSLPRFAYFPFGGGPRICIGNHFAMLEAVLTLAVFAQRFHLELASGAPLELLPSITLRPKHGIPMRLRARLPVSR